In a single window of the Fusarium falciforme chromosome 3, complete sequence genome:
- a CDS encoding Pirin domain-containing protein, translating to MSRFSPLVAVFVATISILIIIYSPANYLSNIKQLTTNIIYPNTSTNTTLSENQMINAAKNMSKSLRQAKITPHRSSTRGHSDHGWLNTYHSFSFADWYDPRFSHFGSLRVLNEDRVKANSGFPTHPHRDFEIFSYILGGELTHRDSMLAKGKEGGQSDKFYRMHRGDVQFTTGGTGIAHSEMNEHKSDTVHFLQIWAIPWKRGLTPRYHTRHFSEESKRLGFVNILSPLKGGEEATAQQEKDAEAVLPDTIPIHADFVMSAGIIEPSKTFEWTVGGGATKETKRKVYVHLPMTKGGNAKIRLDGREDAELSEGDGAFIEGVNAGDKLSVESIGSADAEVIVLDTA from the coding sequence ATGTCTCGCTTCAGTCCCTTAGTTGCGGTTTTCGTCGCTACAatttccatcctcatcatcatctactCACCAGCAAACTACCTCTCAAACATCAAGCAACTCACAACAAACATTATCTACCCAAACACCTCTACAAACACGACTCTTTCTGAGAATCAAATGATCAACGCCGCAAAGAACATGTCCAAGTCTCTCCGTCAAGCCAAGATCACCCCCCACCGCTCCAGCACCCGGGGTCACTCGGACCATGGCTGGCTCAACACATACCACAGCTTCTCCTTCGCCGACTGGTATGACCCGAGATTCTCTCACTTTGGCTCTCTCCGCGTCTTGAACGAGGACCGGGTCAAGGCCAACTCAGGTTTCCCCACACATCCTCATCGCGACTTTGAGATCTTCAGCTACATCCTCGGTGGAGAGCTTACACACCGAGACTCGATGcttgccaagggcaaggagggaGGCCAGTCGGACAAGTTTTATCGCATGCACCGCGGCGATGTTCAGTTCACCACTGGAGGAACTGGCATTGCCCACTCGGAGATGAACGAGCACAAGTCAGACACCGTTCACTTCCTCCAGATCTGGGCCATCCCCTGGAAGCGTGGCCTGACCCCCCGATACCACACCCGCCACTTTAGCGAGGAGTCCAAGAGACTCGGTTTCGTCAACATCCTGAGCCCTCTCAAGGGAGGCGAGGAGGCAACTGCCCAGCAGGAGAAGGACGCCGAGGCCGTCCTCCCCGACACCATCCCCATCCACGCCGACTTTGTCATGTCTGCCGGCATCATCGAGCCCAGCAAGACCTTTGAGTGGACAGTTGGAGGAGGGGCCACCAAGGAGACAAAGAGAAAGGTCTATGTGCACTTGCCCATGACCAAGGGAGGAAACGCCAAGATCCGACTTGACGGCCGGGAGGATGCCGAGCTTTCGGAGGGCGACGGCGCCTTTATTGAGGGTGTCAACGCCGGCGACAAGCTGTCGGTGGAGAGCATTGGAAGCGCCGATGCAGAGGTTATCGTTTTGGATACTGCTTAG
- a CDS encoding Chitinase gives MALSLTSGLVQAYGGLNGYWGQLGEEALKSYCDNGPEYVTLSFVNQAPENTKSGYPGTNFAGHCWAGTYKNKNNVGGDLLSECWSIKEGIPYCQDRGVKVLLSIGGVYNEDGGDYKVTTDQKGVDFADFLWSAFGPYDKNWDGPRPFDANDGSTRPAIDGFDFDIEHNLPNGPYIAMINELRRLKSDIIITGAPQCPTSDTYFYMKQMINEAQFDALFIQFYNNGYCDAIEDPDVSWDRMNYDEWVDIVDGSQASKSAKIYVGLPASKDAAGSGYLEPDALKELVCKLKDKPHFAGLSLWDLTRGASNEIGGKSYNQHAIDALEYGCDPIPTTTTSAISSTTETSSTESTTTSDASTTTSDVSTTTSDASTTTSDASTTSDASTSETATSSETTTFDASTTATSTDATSTEASTSDASSTTETATGTTTDASTDASSSVTETSTDATDSSTATTDASTTGTDVSSTETSAATGSATTDSATGTTETSTGTDASVTGTSSAATESSATTDASTASTDSTEVNTATTASASEATDSTSLAETETESVPTTLPNTLTTTDDTTASTTDDATLTTDTASESVPTSLPVTFSTFHGWNTTWTTGATQTYGNPTRSSTLIPGQTTTKCSTEGQASVTSSATVSMTTSTVCTTKVYTVTKCPPEVVNCPAGGYVTTETIPLYTTVCPVTAKATSTQYAVPPEYETKTVYTTSVHTVTKCPPEVVNCPVGSVTTETIPVYTTVCPVTEKPQPVPTKVPGHSETKTLYTAKIYTPTECPAGDNDCVVGKPTTEVASWTTAIVPPKETKPVQVYHPEVPEEEEQEVTTVKASYTVYTNVVVPPATLETTIKPVVTERPSGVAAPTGGCSGPGCPQPTAVHTPTPKNPDYAPITPATAGASSLVAGLTAVVGAVLLQVFVL, from the exons ATGGCTCTCTCTCTTACTTCCGGCCTCGTCCAGGCCTATGGTGGACTGAACGGTTACTGG GGACAACTCGGAGAAGAGGCTCTGAAGAGCTACTGTGACAACGGTCCCGAGTATGTGACACTGTCTTTCGTTAACCAAGCCCCGGAGAACACAAAATCTGGTTACCCCGGTACCAACTTCGCCGGACACTGCTGGGCTGGAACATAtaagaacaagaacaacgTCGGAGGAGACCTCCTGAGCGAGTGCTGGTCTATCAAAGAGGGCATCCCTTACTGCCAGGACCGTGGTGTCAAGGTTCTCCTTAGCATCGGTGGTGTCTATAACGAGGACGGTGGTGACTATAAGGTGACGACTGACCAGAAGGGCGTCGACTTTGCCGATTTCCTCTGGAGTGCCTTTGGTCCTTATGACAAGAACTGGGATGGCCCCCGTCCCTTTGATGCCAACGATGGAAGCACTCGACCTGCCATTGACGGTTTCGACTTTGACATCGAGCATAACCTGC CAAACGGTCCTTACATCGCCATGATCAATGAGCTCCGTAGACTCAAGagcgacatcatcatcactggTGCTCCCCAGTGCCCTACTTCCGACACGTACTTTTACATGAAGCAGATGATCAACGAGGCCCAGTTTGATGCCCTTTTCATCCAATTCTACAACAACGGCTACTGCGATGCTATTGAGGACCCTGACGTGTCTTGGGACCGGATGAACTATGACGAGTGGGTGGACATCGTTGACGGTAGCCAAGCTAGCAAGTCAGCCAAGATCTACGTTGGACTGCCCGCCAGCAAGGATGCTGCCGGCAGTGGATACCTTGAGCCTGACGCGCTCAAGGAACTCGTCTGCAAGCTGAAGGACAAGCCTCACTTTGCCGGTCTCTCTCTGTGGGATCTCACCCGTGGTGCTTCCAACGAGATCGGCGGAAAGTCCTACAACCAGCATGCCATCGATGCCCTTGAGTACGGATGCGACCCCATCCCTACCACTACCACGAGCGCGATTTCGTCGACCACCGAGACCTCCTCGACCGAGTCCACGACTACTAGCGATGCCTCTACTACCACATCTGACGTCTCCACCACCACATCTGATGCTTCTACCACCACTTCGGATGCCTCTACTACTTCTGATGCCTCAACCTCCGAGACCGCTACCTCGTCTGAGACCACCACTTTTGATGCCTCGACTACTGCTACTTCCACTGATGCCACCTCCACTGAGGCCTCCACCTCCGATGCTTCCTCGACTACTGAGACCGCCACCGGAACTACCACCGATGCCAGCACTGATGCCTCCAGCTCCGTGACTGAGACCTCCACCGATGCCACGGACTCCTCAACTGCCACCACTGATGCTTCCACCACTGGCACTGATGTCTCCAGCACTGAGACATCTGCTGCTACTGGCTCTGCCACCACTGACTCTGCTACCGGCACCACCGAGACATCAACTGGCACCGACGCCTCCGTCACTGGAACTTCGTCTGCTGCCACTGAGTCTTCTGCTACTACTGATGCCTCCACTGCTTCCACCGACAGCACTGAGGTCAACACGGCCACCACGGCATCTGCTTCTGAGGCCACTGACTCGACCTCCCTGGCtgagaccgagaccgagagcGTTCCTACCACGCTGCCAAACACCTTGACCACCACAGACGACACCACGGCTTCTACTACGGATGATGCTACCCTGACCACTGACACTGCCTCTGAGAGCGTCCCTACATCTCTCCCAGTGACTTTCAGCACTTTCCATGGCTGGAACACGACTTGGACCACTGGAGCCACGCAGACATACGGAAACCCCACTCGATCCTCGACCCTGATTCCCGGCCAGACCACCACCAAGTGCTCGACCGAAGGCCAGGCCTCTGTCACCAGCTCTGCAACTGTCAGCATGACCACCAGCACTGTCTGCACCACCAAGGTCTACACCGTTACCAAGTGTCCCCCTGAGGTTGTTAACTGCCCCGCCGGTGGCTATGTTACCACTGAGACCATCCCTCTGTACACGACTGTCTGCCCAGTTACCGCCAAGGCCACTTCCACTCAGTACGCTGTGCCCCCTGAGTATGAGACCAAGACTGTCTACACCACGAGCGTCCACACCGTTACCAAGTGCCCTCCTGAGGTTGTCAACTGCCCAGTTGGCTCTGTCACTACCGAGACTATCCCCGTATACACCACTGTCTGCCCTGTGACCGAGAAGCCCCAGCCTGTCCCGACCAAGGTTCCCGGCCATAGCGAGACTAAGACCCTTTACACGGCCAAGATTTACACTCCTACTGAATGTCCCGCTGGTGATAACGACTGCGTTGTTGGAAAGCCCACTACTGAGGTTGCCTCGTGGACCACCGCTATTGTTCCTCCCAAGGAGACCAAGCCCGTCCAGGTCTACCACCCTGAGGtccctgaggaggaggagcaggaggtgACAACCGTCAAGGCCTCTTACACGGTCTACACCAACGTTGTTGTCCCGCCTGCCACCCTCGAGACTACCATCAAGCCTGTGGTCACCGAAAGGCCCTCGGGCGTCGCTGCTCCTACTGGTGGCTGCAGCGGCCCAGGCTGCCCTCAGCCTACCGCAGTCCACACCCCGACACCCAAGAACCCCGACTATGCTCCCATCACACCCGCGACGGCCGGAGCCTCTTCCCTCGTCGCTGGCCTCACCGCCGTGGTGGGTGCCGTCCTTCTCCAGGTGTTTGTGCTGTAA
- a CDS encoding Peptidase A1 domain-containing protein, with the protein MRTLPLLFSLVAGASAGTVLAPVNKQKLDIPSSLHKRDGTLNLDGFNNISGGGYYAKFEVGTPPQKLSFLLDTGSSDTWVNSDDTDLCNDPKLQAQIGSCYATFNPDDSSTYKLIDRDGFDIKYLDNRRIEGDYFEDTVTIDGKKITKQQLGLAVTSVRPTGIMGLGFSANVAAEKPYPAIVDTMVSQGLIERAAFSLWLNDLSADDGNILFGGIDKSKFVGKLATLPLVASASSLDGNVTSFAVNIKGMEVTIPDGQTKLNLQGLGSGAVAILDSGSTISLIPDSQVKDIYDRFDILSLGSSAVPLVDCAYAEDKGEGISFEFEFKDKTISVPMDEMVIDAFADQQSAFEDPRLDQYFGDWDSVCMFGLSAASNYGVSPKGFFLLGDTFLRSAYVVYDLANEQLGIAEANPGSSKSDIVELNADDKDFPDVRGVASKSTFSPTDASSSTGSRPTVTVTAGADASSGKSGDDDDSAAGHLVPALMATFMMALGAVVTVL; encoded by the exons ATGCGCACGCTCCCCCTCCTATTCTCTCTCGTCGCGGGAGCTTCAGCTGGCACCGTTCTAGCTCCCGTCAACAAGCAGAAGCTGGATATTCCATCATCGCTCCACAAACGCGACGGCACACTGAAcctcgatggcttcaacaaCATCTCGGGCGGCGGGTACTACGCCAAGTTTGAGGTTGGCACGCCACCGCAAAAActcagcttcctcctcgacacGGGCAGCAGCGACACTTGGGTGAATTCGGACGACACCGACTTGTGTAACGACCCTAAGTTGCAGGCCCAGATTGGCTCATGCTACGCCACAT TCAACCCTGACGACAGCAGCACATACAAACTTATCGATCGCGATGGCTTCGACATTAAGTATCTCGATAACCGTCGCATCGAGGGCGACTACTTCGAGGACACAGTAACCATCGATGGCAAGAAGATCACGAAGCAGCAGCTTGGTCTTGCCGTCACCTCTGTCCGCCCAACTGGCATtatgggcttgggcttctccGCCAACGTCGCCGCCGAGAAGCCGTATCCAGCCATTGTCGATACTATGGTCTCCCAGGGCTTGATCGAAAGGGCGGCTTTCAGTCTCTGGCTC AACGACCTCTCTGCCGATGATGGAAACATCCTCTTTGGCGGTATCGACAAGTCCAAGTTTGTCGGCAAGCTCGCCACCTTGCCTCTCGTGGCTTCAGCCAGTTCACTAGACGGCAATGTCACCTCGTTCGCTGTCAACATCAAGGGCATGGAGGTCACGATACCGGACGGTCAAACCAAACTCAACCTTCAGGGTTTAGGCTCCGGTGCTGTTGCCATCCTCGACTCTGGCTCCACCATCTCTCTTATTCCTGACAGCCAAGTCAAGGATATCTACGACCGCTTCGATATTCTCTCCCTCGGCTCCAGTGCCGTCCCCTTGGTTGACTGTGCCTACGCCGAGGACAAGGGTGAGGGTATCAGTTTTGAGTTCGagttcaaggacaagaccatCTCAGTGCCCATGGACGAGATGGTGATCGATGCCTTTGCGGACCAGCAGAGCGCATTCGAAGACCCGCGATTAGACCAGTACTTTGGTGACTGGGATAGTGTCTGCATGTTCGGTCTCAGCGCCGCCAGCAACTACGGTGTCAGCCCCAagggcttcttcctccttggcgACACATTCCTGCGTTCTGCCTACGTTGTCTACGATCTTGCCAACGAGCAGCTGGGCATTGCCGAGGCCAACCCCGGCTCCAGCAAGAGCGACATTGTCGAGCTCAATGCCGACGACAAGGATTTCCCTGATGTCCGTGGTGTCGCCAGTAAGTCCACCTTCAGCCCTACTGACGCTTCCTCTTCCACTGGCTCCCGCCCGACTGTCACCGTCACCGCCGGGGCTGACGCGTCCTCAGGCAAAtccggcgacgacgatgacagTGCAGCTGGCCACCTGGTCCCTGCTCTCATGGCTACGTTCATGATGGCTTTGGGCGCCGTGGTGACAGTTCTGTAA
- a CDS encoding PH domain-containing protein, translating to MSEAGDSTHKRSKSAAALSLLRRKDTREEESGSEDGRAPRTPSSSNPVLSMAHQTSVRGHGPKPSISGSGLSPVNSSHQYQQQPQQQPHRFAPTPPHPDKSTASLEQSVRKFRVVEALRSGDTASISRVIRETAENGPRSSISSVGTSGGALDDTTILHLAIQCAEFPVIEYVLSDGQGSIDVNARDKEGNTPLHLAAVQGRTTVVKLLLEQKDINDAIANAQGKLPLDVARNPEIFQLLQLSRSLFAEAKVKQVQELIARGNYGALAGVLEEHRVKTVLDINSPEFASEPFTVQTGGTLLHEAARKRNTNLIQVLLLHGADPFRRDRKGKLPQSVTNDDATKAILKRSPAAVAAQRGIQEKAVLGQAASQGAAGSSSGDPLAGREAREMKGYLKKWTNYRKGYQLRWFVLEDGVLSYYKHQDDAGSACRGAINMRIAKLHMSPDEKTKFEIHGKSSVKYTLKANHEVEAKRWFWALNNSIQWSKDQAKEEERRAARGAELLRQAKADPSTLSLQESHSENTSVTDLRRNSSQIASRSFSKVSSVDQRPNYPGPGTVGSLEDDDFVDVQTDVDTNRGPRNGGATTHNDVDDEDDYGDDMSMHEEPTATKDALNITAQSAKLQLETMSHVHQALLFELSQNPNTTLSDPNISQALGTYDAAIRSLSTLVADLLRISKDRDAYWQYRLDREANMRRMWEESMAQVAREQEVLEARVGEAEKRRKATKRALREVIESGIPIAEPPIEETLVEEQLDDDREKEDEEGEFEDAATKLPPVVPKSPTLKTLRRKPTVIVDLSESESEEEDEFFDAVDAGHVEVSELPVEETKPETQDIVVSGGLDISPSFKGYENGIRTRLKMDADDRPKISLWGILKSMIGKDMTKMTLPVSFNEPTSLLYRAGEDMEYADLLDLAADRTDSIERLIYVAAFAASEYASTIGRVAKPFNPLLGETFEYVRPDKNYRFFIEQVSHHPPIGAAHAESPKWTYWGESAVKSKFYGKSFDINPLGTWFLKLRPTAGGKEELYTWKKVTSSVIGIITGNPTVDNYGPMEIRNWTTGEVAHIEFKPRGWKASSAYQVSGKVLDASGNVRFSMGGRWNSKLYARLTPGYEAAVDEPKESGEMHQGGLTDPNCAYLIWKAHERPTGIPFNLTPFVLTFNHIDDQLRPWLPPTDSRLRPDQRAMEDGEYDFAADEKNRLETAQRGRRRIREERGEEFVPAWFYKTRCEITGEEYWQFSGKYWEQRDKAGPNGDPQVAWEGLEPIYEDHVDEDTIR from the exons ATGTCAGAGGCTGGCGACAG CACCCACAAGCGGTCCAAATCCGCCGCTGCGCTCTCCCTCCTGCGGCGCAAAGACACCCGCGAAGAAGAATCCGGTTCCGAAGACGGGAGGGCCCCGAGAActccttcctcctccaacccTGTCCTCTCCATGGCGCATCAAACCAGCGTCCGCGGCCACGGGCCAAAGCCCTCCATCTCGGGGAGCGGCCTCTCGCCCGTCAACTCGTCTCATCAGTATCAGCAGCAaccccagcagcagccgcacaGGTTTGCGCCTACGCCTCCTCATCCCGACAAGAGCACCGCAAGCCTCGAGCAATCTGTCCGCAAGTTCAGGGTCGTCGAAGCCCTCCGCAGCGGTGACACGGCATCCATCTCTCGCGTCATCAGAGAGACGGCCGAGAATGGACCTCGATCGAGTATCTCATCCGTAGGCACCTCAGGGGGTGCCCTTGATGACACAACCATCCTCCACCTGGCCATCCAGTGTGCCGAATTTCCAGTTATCGAGTATGTCCTGTCCGACGGGCAGGGCTCCATCGATGTGAACGCCCGCGACAAGGAGGGCAACACCCCGCTCCACTTGGCCGCAGTCCAGGGCCGAACCACCGTGGTCAAGCTCCTTCTGGAGCAAAAGGACATCAACGACGCCATTGCGAATGCGCAGGGCAAGCTGCCACTCGATGTGGCCCGAAACCCCGAGATTTtccaactcctccagctTTCGCGGTCGCTCttcgccgaggccaaggtcaagcaggTCCAGGAGCTGATCGCGCGGGGCAACTATGGCGCGCTCGCTGGAGTCCTCGAGGAGCACCGTGTCAAGACCGTCCTCGATATCAACAGCCCCGAATTCGCCTCGGAGCCCTTCACAGTCCAGACCGGCGGCACTCTGCTCCATGAAGCTGCCAGAAAAAGAAATACCAACCTCATTCaggttctcctcctccacggcGCCGACCCGTTCCGGCGCGATCGAAAGGGCAAGCTGCCCCAGTCCGTGACCAACGACGATGCTACAAAGGCTATATTGAAGCGGTCGCCCGCAGCCGTTGCCGCCCAGCGCGGAATCCAGGAGAAGGCCGTGCTTGGGCAGGCTGCGTCTCAGGGCGCAGCTGGCTCGAGTTCTGGCGACCCCCTGGCCGGCCGAGAAGCTCGCGAGATGAAGGGTTATCTCAAGAAGTGGACCAACTACCGAAAGGGCTACCAGCTTCGATGGTTCGTGCTTGAGGATGGAGTCCTCAGCTACTACAAGCACCAAGACGATGCGGGCTCCGCATGCCGCGGCGCCATCAACATGCGAATTGCCAAGCTCCACATGAGCCCTGATGAGAAGACCAAGTTTGAGATTCACGGCAAATCCTCCGTCAAGTATACCCTCAAGGCGAACCACGAAGTCGAGGCCAAGCGCTGGTTCTGGGCCCTCAACAACTCGATCCAATGGTCCAAGgaccaggccaaggaggaggagaggcgaGCTGCCAGAGGTGCTGAGCTGCTCAGGCAAGCCAAGGCTGACCCCAGCACCCTCTCTCTCCAGGAGTCACATAGCGAGAACACCAGCGTGACCGACCTGCGCAGAAATAGCTCTCAAATAGCCAGCCGATCTTTCTCCAAGGTCTCTTCCGTCGACCAGAGACCAAACTACCCCGGCCCCGGCACCGTTGGTAgcctcgaggacgacgactttGTTGACGTCCAGACTGACGTGGATACGAACCGAGGACCCAGGAACGGAGGTGCCACCACGCATAATGATgttgacgacgaagatgattACGGCGACGACATGAGCATGCACGAGGAGCCTACTGCTACAAAGGACGCTCTTAACATCACGGCGCAGTCGGCCAAGCTCCAGCTCGAGACCATGTCTCACGTCCACCAGGCTCTGCTTTTCGAACTTTCTCAGAACCCCAACACCACTCTCTCGGATCCCAACATTTCCCAGGCGCTCGGCACCTACGATGCAGCAATCAGAAGCTTGTCAACTCTTGTGGCAGACCTTCTACGGATATCCAAGGATCGCGATGCCTACTGGCAGTACCGCTTGGATCGCGAGGCCAACATGCGCCGTATGTGGGAGGAGAGCATGGCACAAGTAGCGCGTGAGCAGGAGGTCCTTGAGGCCCGCGTTGGTGAGGCAGAGAAGAGGCGGAAGGCAACAAAGCGAGCACTGCGCGAGGTTATTGAAAGCGGTATCCCAATCGCTGAGCCTCCTATCGAGGAGACGCTCGTTGAGGAGCAACTCGACGATGACAGGGAGaaggaagacgaagagggAGAATTCGAGGACGCAGCAACAAAACTGCCACCGGTTGTACCCAAGTCACCTACTCTTAAGACGCTCCGAAGGAAACCGACAGTCATTGTCGATTTATCTGAGAGCGAgtctgaagaggaggacgaatTCTTCGATGCCGTTGATGCCGGACACGTGGAGGTATCTGAGCTTCCTGTGGAGGAGACCAAGCCAGAGACTCAAGATATTGTTGTATCTGGAGGGTTGGACATCAGTCCGTCCTTTAAGGGCTATGAGAACGGTATCAGAACGAGACTTAAGATGGATGCTGACGACCGGCCCAAGATTTCTCTCTGG GGTATTCTGAAGTCGATGATTGGAAAGGACATGACCAAGATGACCCTGCCTGTATCGTTCAACGAGCCGACCTCGCTCTTGTACCGTGCCGGCGAGGATATGGAGTACGCCGACTTGCTGGACCTTGCTGCGGACCGAACCGACTCTATTGAACGACTCATCTACGTTGCGGCTTTTGCGGCTAGTGAATACGCTTCGACCATTGGCCGTGTTGCCAAGCCATTCAACCCCCTGCTTGGAGAGACGTTTGAGTATGTGCGACCTGACAAGAACTACCGCTTCTTTATCGAGCAAGTCAGCCATCACCCTCCGATTGGCGCTGCACATGCCGAGTCTCCCAAGTGGACATACTGGGGTGAGTCGGCAGTCAAGTCCAAGTTCTACGGCAAGTCCTTCGACATCAACCCCCTGGGCACCTGGTTCCTGAAGCTGCGACCTACCGCCGGAGGAAAGGAGGAGCTCTACACGTGGAAGAAGGTTACGTCGTCAGTCATTGGCATCATCACTGGAAACCCCACGGTGGATAACTACGGACCAATGGAAATCAGGAACTGGACCACGGGAGAGGTAGCTCACATCGAGTTCAAGCCACGTGGATGGAAGGCATCCAGCGCATACCAGGTTTCTGGAAAGGTGCTCGACGCCTCTGGCAATGTCCGATTCAGCATGGGCGGTCGCTGGAACTCGAAGCTGTATGCGCGCCTGACGCCTGGCTACGAGGCGGCTGTCGATGAGCCCAAGGAGAGCGGTGAGATGCACCAGGGCGGTCTCACCGATCCCAACTGCGCGTACCTTATCTGGAAGGCCCACGAGCGACCTACTGGTATTCCCTTCAACCTGACGCCATTCGTCTTGACATTCAACCATATCGATGACCAGCTTCGGCCATGGCTTCCCCCCACGGACTCGCGTCTTCGACCTGATCAGCGTGCTATGGAAGATGGAGAGTACGACTTTGCGGCTGATGAGAAGAACCGACTTGAGACGGCCcagcgaggacgacgacgcaTCCGTGAGGAGCGAGGAGAGGAATTCGTGCCAGCATGGTTCTACAAGACGCGCTGTGAGATCACGGGCGAGGAGTACTGGCAGTTCAGCGGCAAGTACTGGGAGCAGCGTGACAAGGCCGGTCCGAACGGCGACCCCCAGGTTGCTTGGGAGGGATTGGAGCCCATCTACGAGGACCACGTTGATGAGGACACTATACGGTAA
- a CDS encoding Molybdopterin synthase catalytic subunit — MTASENNTQDAWELSDEGCHVALTHDHLNAQAIMDRVRSPSAGAIVLFAGTTRDNFAGKPVKELQYTAYRPRALRSMLTIARDVRDRHGLRGVAMIHRLGTVPIGEESILIAVSAPHRQAAWRAGEEALEECKAKVEVWKREEFEGEEGVWRANRDGVMGQREEKS; from the exons ATGACAGCCTCGGAAAATAATACTCAGGATGCCTGGGAACTGTCAGATGAAGGCTGTCATGTCGCCCTGACCCATGACCATCTCAACGCCCAGGCCATCATGGACCGTGTGCGCAGCCCCTCTGCGGGTGCCATTGTGCTCTTTGCAG GCACAACTCGTGACAATTTTGCCGGCAAGCCCGTCAAGGAGCTCCAGTACACGGCCTATCGCCCGCGCGCCCTGCGCTCCATGCTCACCATCGCGAGGGACGTCCGGGACCGGCACGGCCTCCGCGGGGTCGCCATGATTCACCGGCTCGGGACCGTGCCCATCGGCGAGGAGAGTATCCTGATCGCCGTTTCGGCGCCGCACCGGCAAGCGGCATGGCGGGCGGGCGAAGAAGCGCTGGAGGAGTGCAAGGCAAAGGTCGAGGTGTGGAAGCGTGAGGAATTTGAGGGCGAAGAGGGCGTGTGGAGGGCAAATCGCGATGGAGTCATGGGACAgcgggaggagaagagctgA